A genomic window from Vitis riparia cultivar Riparia Gloire de Montpellier isolate 1030 chromosome 18, EGFV_Vit.rip_1.0, whole genome shotgun sequence includes:
- the LOC117906117 gene encoding metal tolerance protein 9-like, whose product MKSETGEDYRTELLHQTRPEAESWRLNLREFRLPERSSADPPFSLKGLLHHMTPRKKGKVAEYYKKQERLLEAYNEMETINSMGCLPGRLTEDELKQLEMNERMAIYASNIANLVLFTAKVYASFESRSLAVIASTLDSFLDLLSGFILWFTAHAMRTPNQYRYPIGKKRMQPVGIIVFASVMATLGLQILLESVRQLISGFRSKMDGEKEKWMIGIMVSVTVVKFVLMVYCRRFKNEIVSAYAKDHFFDVITNSIGLATAVLAVHFYWWIDPVGALIIAGYTIGTWAKTVIENVWSLIGRSAPPDFLAKLTYLIWNHHEDIKHIDTVRAYTFGSHYFVEVDIVLPEDMFLGRAHNIGETLQEKLEQLPEVERAFVHIDFEFTHRPEHKTKV is encoded by the exons ATGAAGAGCGAAACAGGTGAAGATTACAGGACGGAGCTCCTCCATCAGACGCGGCCGGAGGCTGAGTCATGGCGGCTCAATCTCAGAGAGTTCCGGCTGCCGGAGCGGAGCTCGGCCGACCCGCCTTTCAGTTTGAAAGGCCTTCTTCATCACATGACTCCAA GGAAAAAGGGCAAGGTTGCAGAGTATTACAAGAAGCAGGAAAGGCTCCTTGAAGCATACAATGAGATGGAAACCATTAATTCAATGGGTTGTTTGCCTGGCCGTCTTACTGAG GATGAACTGAAGCAGCTTGAAATGAATGAGAGGATGGCCATTTATGCATCCAACATAGCTAATCTTGTGCTTTTTACTGCAAAAGTTTATGCTTCTTTTGAGAGCAGATCATTGGCGGTTATTGCATCGACTCTCGACTCCTTCTTGGATCTCTTGTCTGGGTTTATTCTCTGGTTCACTGCCCATGCCATGAGAACACCGAACCAGTATCGCTATCCCATTGGAAAGAAGCGGATGCAACCGGTG GGGATCATTGTCTTTGCATCAGTAATGGCAACTCTTGGATTACAGATACTGCTCGAGTCTGTTCGGCAACTCATTTCAGGG TTTCGTTCAAAAATGGATGGTGAGAAGGAAAAATGGATGATTGGGATTATGGTTTCTGTCACAGTAGTGAAGTTTGTGCTCATGGTCTACTGCCGGAGGTTCAAGAACGAAATAGTTAGCGCCTATGCTAAAGACCATTTCTTTGATGTCATCACAAACTCCATCGGTTTAGCAACCGCAGTCCTGGCTGTTCATTTCTACTGGTGGATTGATCCTGTTGGCGCTCTAATA ATTGCAGGATATACAATTGGTACCTGGGCGAAGACCGTCATTGAGAATGTGTGGTCACTGATTGGAAGAAGCGCACCACCGGATTTCTTGGCAAAACTAACCTATCTCATATGGAACCACCATGAAGATATCAAGCATATTGACACAGTGAGAGCATATACTTTTGGTTCTCATTACTTTGTGGAGGTAGACATAGTGTTGCCAGAAGACATGTTCCTTGGCCGCGCACATAACATCGGTGAGACTCTCCAAGAGAAGCTAGAGCAACTACCTGAAGTAGAACGTGCATTTGTACATATAGATTTTGAGTTTACTCATAGGCCCGAGCACAAGACAAAggtatga